TACTAAATTTAAATTTAAATTTAAATTACTCTCCTTTTTTAAAGAGAGTAATTTATTTTTACTTATTAAGTATTAGTTAAAGATTTCATATTAGTCATATAACTTCTTAAAATATACCCTATTTTTTCAATAGGATGATTTCTAATTTCATAATTTATTTTATATAAATAATTATTATTTATAGATGTATTTTTAATTTTAAAAATTCCTAAATCTTTTGTTGTAAGATTATTTATAAATTTTTTTAATAAAGGAATAGCATTATTTGTAAATAAATAATTACCATATTCAGCTGTATTTGATATAATCTTATTCATTTCATATAATTTTTTTCTAGCAATAGTATTTGCAATTAAAGGCAATTCATGTAATGATTCATAATATGCTGAAGCAGGTGATATACCAGATTCTATCATTAATTCAAATGATAATTCAACACTACTTTTGATAGCAGCAATCATAAAAATTCCTTGATCAAAATAATCTTGTTCTTTTATATCAAAATTTTGTAAATTTTTTGTTTTTTCAAATTGATTATTTTTATATATTTTTCTCCATTTAATTAAATTACTATTATTATTTTTCCAATCTTGAATAAGATTTTTAGAAAATTTACCTGAAAATATATTGTCAATATGTAACTTAAATAAAGGTTTTAATTTTTTTTTTAAAATTAATGATAATTTATAAACATGTATTTTATTAGAATTATTTAATCTATCCATCATTAAACTAATACCTCCTTGTTTTAAAGCTTTTGTAATATATTCCCATCCAAATTGAATTAATTGTGCAGAATATAATGGATTTTGTTTAAATTCTAATAATTTATCAAATAATAAAATTGATATTGTTTGTAACATTCCACATAATACAGTTTGTTCACCCATTAAATCTGATTTAACTTCAGCAACAAAAGATGATTCTAATACACCAGCTTTATGACTACCAATTGCAGTAGCCCAAGCTTTAGCTATTTGAAAACCATAATTGTTATTATTAGATTCTTGATGAACAGAAATTAAAGATGGAACTCCAAAACCTTTTTTAAATTCTTCTCTTACTTCTGTACCAGGACATTTAGGGGCTACCATAATAACTGTAATATCTTTAGATATATTTTCTCCTTCTTCTATAACATTAAAACCATGAGAATAACCTAATGTTGCTCCTTTTTTTATTAATAATTTGATTTTTTTTAAAACACTATGGTGATTATTATCAGGGGTTAAATTAATAATGAGATCAGCGTTAGGTATTAATTCTTCATAAGAACCAATAATAAAATTATTTTTGGACGCTCTTTGCCAAGATAAATTTTTATTTTTTATAGATTCTTTTTTTAAAGCATATGAAATATTTAATCCTGAATCTCTCATATTTAATCCTTGATTTAAACCTTGAGATCCACAACCTATAATGACAATATTTTTATCTTTTAAAAAACTAATATTTTCATTAAATTCGTTAAATTTCATTAATCTACATTTTTGTAAATTTTTTAATTTTTGACGAAAATTTAAATTATTAAAATAATTATTCATGTGATGATCCTTTTTTATAAACATAATTATTATTTAATAAATATTTTTTTATTTCTAATAAAATTTAAATTAAATTTAATAAATTTTTTTATTTTAAAATATTTATTTTATATTATTAATTTATTTTTATCTCTTACTGCTCCTTTATCAGCACTAGTTACAAAACTGGCATAAACTTTAAGTGCAAAAGAAATTTTTCTTTGTTTTTTACGTAAAGGTTTATATGATAATAAACCTTTTTTTTCTTCTTGTTTAATTCTTTTATTTAAAATAAAATTAGAAACATCTAAATGAATATATCTTTTTGGTATATTAATGTGAATGATATCATCATTTTTTACTAAAGCTATTAGTCCTTTATTAGCTGCTTCGGGTGAAATATGTCCTATAGATAAACCAGAAGTACCACCAGAAAATCTTCCATCTGTAATTAAAGCACATTTTTTATCTAAATTCATAGATTTTAAATATGATGTAGGATACAACATTTCTTGCATCCCTGGTCCCCCTTTAGGACCTTCATATCTTATTACTATAATATTACCAGGAAAAATTTGTTGATTTAAAATTGCATATACTGCTTCTTCTTGACTATCAAATACTTTTGCTTTTCCTTTAAAAATCATTAATTTTTGGTTTACACTTGCTGTTTTAACAACACATCCATTTTTAGCAAGATTACCATACAAAACTGCTAATCCTCCATCTTTGCTATAAGCAAATTGATATGAACGAATACAACCTTTTTTTCTATCTTTATCTAAAGTAGAATAAATATTATTTTGCGAAAAAGGGTATATTGTTTTTATATTACCTGGGGCAGATTGATAAAATTTTTTTATATTTATATTTTTTTTATTT
The Enterobacteriaceae endosymbiont of Donacia crassipes DNA segment above includes these coding regions:
- the ilvC gene encoding ketol-acid reductoisomerase; this encodes MNNYFNNLNFRQKLKNLQKCRLMKFNEFNENISFLKDKNIVIIGCGSQGLNQGLNMRDSGLNISYALKKESIKNKNLSWQRASKNNFIIGSYEELIPNADLIINLTPDNNHHSVLKKIKLLIKKGATLGYSHGFNVIEEGENISKDITVIMVAPKCPGTEVREEFKKGFGVPSLISVHQESNNNNYGFQIAKAWATAIGSHKAGVLESSFVAEVKSDLMGEQTVLCGMLQTISILLFDKLLEFKQNPLYSAQLIQFGWEYITKALKQGGISLMMDRLNNSNKIHVYKLSLILKKKLKPLFKLHIDNIFSGKFSKNLIQDWKNNNSNLIKWRKIYKNNQFEKTKNLQNFDIKEQDYFDQGIFMIAAIKSSVELSFELMIESGISPASAYYESLHELPLIANTIARKKLYEMNKIISNTAEYGNYLFTNNAIPLLKKFINNLTTKDLGIFKIKNTSINNNYLYKINYEIRNHPIEKIGYILRSYMTNMKSLTNT